DNA from Lentibacillus amyloliquefaciens:
AGAAAAAATTTGCAGCCGTCTGTTCTCATTGAACTCGGGTTTATCTCCAATTCGGAACAAGAAGAACTTCTTCAGACAAACATTTATCAAAAAAAATTGGTCTCAGGTATTATCAAAGGATTAAACCAGTTTTTTTCAAATCCCCAGATTCCAGTTCAATAAGCTGTCCTCTGAAGGACCGCTTATTGTGACACAAAATCCATAAACTGCGACGTAACTTTAGGTCTAAGTTGTGAGTCGTCTACCGCTGCGGAAACACACTGCGCCAAGCGGCAATCATTCCTGTCACTACGGCGCAGTTTACATCGACTGCGAAGGTTAAAGTGCAACAAAATTTATGAAAAGACCCTGTCAAAAACAAAAACGAAGGTCGGCAATTTTTGCCCCCTCCGTTCTAATCACAATTGACCAAAACCATTTCCGGCTATTTGTCATGGCTATCCAGAATTATGGTAACAGGACCGGAATTTGTCAGCTGTACCTGCATCATCCCACCAAATTGGCCTGTTTCAACTTCAATACCATGCTGTTGAACTTGCTGATTAAAATACTGGTAAAGTTCGTTTGCCTGATCAGGTTTGGCAGCATTCAAATAATTTGGCCGCCGTCCTTTACGTGTATCCGCATAAAGGGTGAACTGCGATATCGACAAAACTTTTCCGGCTTCATCTTGTAATGATTTGTTCATTTTGCCATTTTCATCATCAAAAATCCTTAAATGAACCAGCTTATTTGCCAAATAATCGGCGTCTTCCTCATCATCATCATGTGTTACACCAAGAAGGACAACCAGCCCGTGCTCGATCGCACCTGTTGTTGAACCTTCAACAGTTACACTTGCTCCTTCCGATCGCTGAATCACTGCTTTCATGATCTCATGACTCCTTATTGTGTTGTTCGTGTTACCGTATAAACGTCTTTTATTTGTTTGATTCGTTCGACAATCCGTTTCAAATGACCTGTATTGTGAATAAGAATGGTTATGTGGATTACAGCCATCCGATTTCGGTCTGAACGGCCGTTTACATACGTTATATTTGTTTTTGTCTCATTAACCGCTTGTAATACTTCATTTACCAGTCCGCGGCGGTCATATCCCGATATTTCCAAATCAACGTGATATTGTTTTTTGTCTGATTGTCCTTTTTCCCATTCAACATGAAGGAGTCGCTCTTTGACTTCTTCTTTCTGTACATTTGGACAATCTGAACGATGTA
Protein-coding regions in this window:
- the dtd gene encoding D-aminoacyl-tRNA deacylase gives rise to the protein MKAVIQRSEGASVTVEGSTTGAIEHGLVVLLGVTHDDDEEDADYLANKLVHLRIFDDENGKMNKSLQDEAGKVLSISQFTLYADTRKGRRPNYLNAAKPDQANELYQYFNQQVQQHGIEVETGQFGGMMQVQLTNSGPVTIILDSHDK